In the Mya arenaria isolate MELC-2E11 chromosome 11, ASM2691426v1 genome, one interval contains:
- the LOC128207860 gene encoding AT-rich interactive domain-containing protein 4A-like isoform X2, with amino-acid sequence MTSSEPPYLPIGTDVSAKYRGAFCEAKVKKIVKSVKCRVYLKETQSTLLVTDEFITGQLLIGATVEVKHPDTGRIMEALIKQMSDSSMYTVVFDDADERTLRRTQLCLKGDKHFTESETLDNLPLSNPEHFGTPVISRNKRNRSSAAIGVEEDSGSSSEEDDSPRKKYRGRNQELVGKPMIYESGDRKKTISVPVLVVLPDAHSTELKGKDHVLVRSFKDGKFLSVGRKDLSTFTREACLKNEDKALKPAMEKALLYADNRELPTSWKRDELLGSDDDDQDEEEESEDEEQSEEKDRFVAQLYKFSDDRGTPINKGPSIGTKDLNLYKLFKVVQKYGGYNRVTNQMKWRLVYSKMQLPPSNTASTQIKNAYKKYLHAFEDFYRKLGSSMGTISRPSRNRNDSGRSLLSFRGRDSARIADKNDSASEKAEETPSEMDSDVDSVKMGTPKRPKSSRLRIEPKEDIKVEEKEDKPEPVPKKDEKDKKDFKKVEDSPKKSQKKTEVKPQPRVEVEKRGFKKKDDGSMVASPVAKAKKDSSEDELKDLQKKIGRRRSMKTDDKSADDDEDSRDGSRRRDESKDKKNDVEIEEKEKTLEKSAEKKMIKKKKAKSENGDEKEKDKEEDPFQNPENLPVGSKMRVRYGTGSHTREYEAKILEVGTLGPKLYLVHYAGWNTRHDEWIGRDRINKVVYRPESGKKLVEKPSPKPGSKGPGKKKSPLDKPPSSPSSVKSDTSSTSQGTGPGRPPAKRRKRKTSSVYDSFNGSDSEGTDKSDTETDVEKTPAGKEKDPNSSDMPHKTDSMPLIASETAEDDGDELPELDSSVERSPPKLHKVLDIGKEKVEEEETESEIKEIVEPVTAPVTDEPAAPVLKVEDIEKDEPVLQKIEAQLTVAVVEKVCEVNEVGKENEEKEPVKEVKKKEPERRGRKSAAKVEKDKGEKDKNDKTEKEKEHNEQVANEKITDKESTSVTEEVSETKKKALESPYDFKDDESEVESRPVRKKPLALLEKEAKQEEEMEEALKEETEKTLKGSKDDGGKDFIAGNLALLEEKDTAKSDSEVERRGRKRKAPNAKETPKDVKRSIQDVKATTNVSVVVSSHEKKLANSSPERKPFVTLAEKKQGFSPMIRKVISPPEKCTNDNSISVEPLANDTGKDKSDSKEEVKKVTEMVVVHNASPNKTDIVLGRKVEDNKEDTVTKPKEVEPENDNDEVHAVKKKVRKKTKKKLEMEESEMLGLGIVRKRRGPGSRKTRDISAKEIDVKDISNDIDLHCGEEIRSRSASPEPLPGSSFIQESQGFVPRVETIDCRISDSQSPDTFCISKQESAEKSQTISKNNNMFENTPPTTPEHDSDDTHQQNCQSDQIKTSKKSLDESGSKTDSSQATGRESPNGNASPSNHSTGSSGVVAGSEGSIDVPVFTTNKRRRESDEPTPTKRRKRASKGKSRAKLMAAESDSEDMLKGRSPNYTSDSYPRSTSHQNRSPRPPKYNFNLEEGQYLQGTARISFLVSKVQEIRSIYMNLKSEVSSIDRRRKKLRRKDKDRDSRNSSVVEVDCS; translated from the exons ATG acATCGTCTGAGCCACCGTACCTCCCAATTGGCACGGATGTCAGtgctaaatatagaggtgcattTTGTGAAGCTAAAGtgaagaaaattgtcaaatcaGTCAAATGCAGG GTTTACTTGAAGGAGACCCAGTCAACTCTATTGGTTACTGATGAGTTCATAACAGGACAGCTGCTG ATTGGAGCCACCGTGGAAGTGAAGCATCCAGACACAGGAAGAATTATGGAGGCTCTTATCAAGCAGATGAGTGACTCCAGCATGTACACTGTTG TGTTTGATGATGCCGACGAGAGAACATTGAGGAGAACACAACTTTGCCTTAAGGGAGATAAACATTTCACTGAAAGTGAG ACACTTGATAATCTGCCACTATCCAACCCAGAGCATTTTGGTACACCAGTGATTTCAAGAAACAAGAGAAATAGGTCCAGTGCAGCAATAGG AGTTGAAGAAGACAGTGGTTCTTCGTCAGAGGAAGATGACAGTCCAAGAAAGAAGTATAGGGGTCGGAATCAGGAGCTGGTGGGCAAGCCCATGATATATGAGAGTGGGGACCGGAAAAAGACCATCAGTGTGCCCGTCCTTGTTGTTCTCCCTGATGCTCACAGCACAGAGCTCAAGGGAAAAGATCATGTTCTTGTCAGGTCCTTCAAAGATGGAAAATT tCTATCAGTTGGGAGGAAAGACTTGTCAACATTTACTAGGGAAGCTTGCCTCAAGAATGAGGACAAAGCACTGAAACCAG CAATGGAGAAGGCATTGTTATATGCGGACAATCGTGAATTGCCAACTAGCTGGAAGAGAGACGAGCTACTTGGCTCTGATGATGACGACCAGGATGAGGAAGAGGAG TCAGAGGATGAGGAGCAGAGTGAGGAAAAGGACAGGTTTGTTGCCCAGCTATACAAGTTCTCTGATGACCGGGGCACACCCATTAACAAGGGGCCCAGTATTGGAACCAAGGACCTCAATCTGTACAAGCTATTCAAGGTCGTTCAGAAATATGGCGGATACAACAGG GTTACCAATCAGATGAAATGGCGACTTGTGTACTCCAAGATGCAGCTGCCTCCCTCAAACACAGcttcaacacaaattaaaaatgcatacaaaaa ataTCTGCATGCATTTGAGGATTTCTACCGAAAACTTGGCAGTTCAATGGGGACAATCAGCCGACCCAGCAGAAACCGTAATGACTCTGGTCGCAGTCTGCTGAGTTTCCGGGGACGAGATTCTGCACGCATAGCCGACAAA AATGACTCTGCTAGTGAAAAGGCAGAAGAGACTCCATCAGAAATGGACAGTGATGTTGATAGTGTCAAAATGG GCACCCCCAAGCGACCGAAGTCCTCTAGATTGAGGATAGAACCCAAGGAGGATattaaagttgaagaaaaagaagataAGCCTGAGCCAGTGCCgaaaaaagatgaaaaagaCAAGAAGGATTTCAAAAAGGTTGAGGACTCCCCCAAGAAGTCCCAGAAGAAGACCGAAGTGAAGCCCCAGCCCAGAGTTGAGGTTGAAAAAAGAGGTTTCAAGAAGAAGGATGATGGCAGCATGGTTGCATCGCCTGTTGCCAAGGCGAAAAAGGACTCGTCAGAAGATGAATTGAAGGATCTACAGAAAAAG ATTGGGCGTAGGCGTTCTATGAAGACTGATGACAAGTCTGCAGATGATGATGAAGACAGTCGGGATGGAAGTCGGCGTAGAGATGAGTCGAAAGACAAGAAGAATGATGTGGAAATAGAAGAAAAGGAAAAGACGCTTGAAAAATCTGCCGAGAAGAAGATGATAAAGAAGAAAAAGGCAAAGTCTGAAAATGG tgatgaaaaagaaaaagacaaGGAAGAAGACCCCTTTCAAAATCCAGAGAATCTCCCAGTAGGGTCCAAAATGAGGGTCCGCTATGGCACAGGGTCTCACACTAGAGAGTATGAAGCCAAG ATTCTTGAGGTAGGCACCCTTGGTCCGAAGCTGTATCTTGTGCACTATGCAGGCTGGAATACACGCCATGATGAGTGGATCGGGCGCGACCGTATCAATAAAGTTGTTTACAGGCCCGAGTCTGGCAAGAAACTGGTAGAGAAACCCTCACCCAAACCAGGATCAAAG GGTCCTGGCAAGAAGAAATCACCCCTGGACAAGCCACCATCCTCCCCCTCAAGTGTCAAATCAGACACCAGCAGTACAAGTCAGGGAACGGGCCCTGGGCGCCCACCAG CTAAACGCAGAAAGAGGAAGACATCAAGTGTCTATGATTCATTCAATG GTTCAGATAGTGAAGGCACTGACAAGTCTGATACAGAAACTGATGTAGAGAAAACCCCAGCTGGCAAAGAAAAGGATCCTAATTCCTCAGACATGCCCCACAAGACTGATAGCATGCCTTTGATTGCGTCAGAGACAGCAGAGGATGATGGTGATGAACTCCCAGAGCTGGACTCTAGCGTGGAGAGAAgccctccaaaactgcacaagGTTCTTGACATTGGTAAGGAGAAAGTTGAGGAAGAGGAGACTGAATCTGAAATCAAAGAAATTGTTGAGCCAGTGACAGCACCTGTGACAGATGAGCCAGCTGCTCCTGTACTGAAAGTAGAGGACATTGAAAAGGATGAACCTGTCTTGCAGAAAATTGAAGCTCAATTGACAGTAGCTGTAGTTGAAAAAGTTTGTGAGGTAAATGAAGTTGGTAAAGAGAATGAAGAGAAAGAACCTgttaaagaagttaaaaagaAAGAACCAGAAAGGAGAGGGAGAAAATCTGCAGCAAAAGTAGAAAAGGATAAAGGAGAAAAGGATAAAAATGACAAGACTGAGAAAGAGAAAGAACATAATGAACAAGTTGCAAATGAGAAGATCACTGATAAAGAAAGTACTAGTGTTACAGAGGAAGTCAGTGAAACAAAAAAGAAAGCATTAGAATCTCCGTACGATTTTAAGGATGATGAATCTGAGGTAGAATCTAGACCAGTTCGAAAAAAGCCTCTTGCTTTGCTTGAAAAGGAGGCCAAGCAAGAAGAAGAAATGGAAGAAGCTTTGAAAGAAGAGACTGAAAAAACTTTGAAAGGTTCTAAGGATGATGGTGGTAAAGACTTTATTGCAGGGAATCTTGCTTTACTTGAAGAAAAAGATACAGCTAAGAGCGATTCTGAAGTGGAACGCAGAGGGAGGAAAAGAAAAGCTCCGAATGCAAAAGAAACTCCAAAAGATGTAAAGAGAAGCATACAGGATGTAAAAGCTACAACCAATGTCTCTGTTGTGGTTAGTAGCCATGAAAAGAAACTTGCCAACAGTTCTCCAGAAAGGAAGCCATTTGTTACCCTGGCAGAGAAAAAACAAGGGTTCTCTCCAATGATAAGAAAGGTTATTTCTCCCCCTGAAAAATGTACTAATGATAATAGTATTTCAGTTGAACCGCTTGCTAATGATACAGGAAAGGATAAGTCTGACAGCAAAGAGGAGGTTAAGAAAGTGACTGAAATGGTTGTGGTTCACAATGCGTCTCCTAATAAGACAGATATTGTTCTTGGTAGGAAAGTTGAAGATAATAAGGAAGACACAGTTACAAAACCTAAAGAGGTAGAGCCTgaaaatgacaatgatgaaGTGCATGCTGTGAAGAAAAAAGTGAGAAAGAAAACCAAGAAGAAATTGGAAATGGAAGAATCAGAAATGTTGGGCTTGGGTATTGTTAGAAAAAGGCGAGGACCTGGTTCAAGAAAGACACGGGATATTAGTGCTAAAGAGATTGATGTGAAAGACATTAGtaatgacattgaccttcattgTGGGGAAGAGATTCGTTCTCGGTCAGCAAGTCCGGAACCTCTGCCTGGCAGCTCTTTCATTCAGGAATCCCAGGGTTTTGTGCCACGTGTTGAAACCATAGACTGCAGAATAAGTGATAGTCAAAGTCCAGACACTTTTTGTATTAGCAAGCAGGAGAGTGCAGAAAAGTCTCAGACAATAAGTAAGAAcaataacatgtttgaaaatactCCCCCAACAACTCCGGAACATGACTCAGATGATACACACCAACAAAACTGCCAAAGTGATCAAATCAAAACGTCCAAAAAATCTTTGGATGAAAGTGGATCAAAAACAGACTCTAGTCAAGCAACTGGAAGAGAATCTCCAAATGGTAACGCAAGTCCCTCCAACCACAGCACTGGTAGTAGTGGTGTGGTAGCTGGATCAGAGGGCAGTATTGATGTGCCAGTCTTCACCACGAACAAACGCAGGCGCGAGTCTGATGAACCAACTCCAACAAAACGCAGAAAAAGGGCCAGTAAGGGGAAATCAAGAGCAAAACTCATGG CAGCTGAGAGTGACAGTGAAGACATGCTGAAGGGTCGCAGTCCCAACTACACGTCCGACAGCTACCCTCGCTCCACCAGCCATCAAAACAGATCACCTAGACCACCGAAATACAACTTTAACCTAG AGGAGGGCCAATACCTGCAGGGTACAGCGAGAATTTCCTTCCTGGTCAGTAAGGTTCAGGAGATACGGTCAATCTACATGAACCTCAAGTCAGAGGTCTCGTCAATTGACCGGCGGAGAAAAAAACTCAGGCGGAAAGACAAAGACA GAGACTCAAGGAACTCATCTGTTGTGGAGGTGGATTGTTCATGA
- the LOC128207860 gene encoding AT-rich interactive domain-containing protein 4B-like isoform X1, with the protein MTSSEPPYLPIGTDVSAKYRGAFCEAKVKKIVKSVKCRVYLKETQSTLLVTDEFITGQLLIGATVEVKHPDTGRIMEALIKQMSDSSMYTVVFDDADERTLRRTQLCLKGDKHFTESETLDNLPLSNPEHFGTPVISRNKRNRSSAAIGVEEDSGSSSEEDDSPRKKYRGRNQELVGKPMIYESGDRKKTISVPVLVVLPDAHSTELKGKDHVLVRSFKDGKFLSVGRKDLSTFTREACLKNEDKALKPAMEKALLYADNRELPTSWKRDELLGSDDDDQDEEEESEDEEQSEEKDRFVAQLYKFSDDRGTPINKGPSIGTKDLNLYKLFKVVQKYGGYNRVTNQMKWRLVYSKMQLPPSNTASTQIKNAYKKYLHAFEDFYRKLGSSMGTISRPSRNRNDSGRSLLSFRGRDSARIADKNDSASEKAEETPSEMDSDVDSVKMGTPKRPKSSRLRIEPKEDIKVEEKEDKPEPVPKKDEKDKKDFKKVEDSPKKSQKKTEVKPQPRVEVEKRGFKKKDDGSMVASPVAKAKKDSSEDELKDLQKKIGRRRSMKTDDKSADDDEDSRDGSRRRDESKDKKNDVEIEEKEKTLEKSAEKKMIKKKKAKSENGDEKEKDKEEDPFQNPENLPVGSKMRVRYGTGSHTREYEAKILEVGTLGPKLYLVHYAGWNTRHDEWIGRDRINKVVYRPESGKKLVEKPSPKPGSKGPGKKKSPLDKPPSSPSSVKSDTSSTSQGTGPGRPPGKSGKSQNSSPVAAPPSAKPRPTRSNSIELITDGLPAKRRKRKTSSVYDSFNGSDSEGTDKSDTETDVEKTPAGKEKDPNSSDMPHKTDSMPLIASETAEDDGDELPELDSSVERSPPKLHKVLDIGKEKVEEEETESEIKEIVEPVTAPVTDEPAAPVLKVEDIEKDEPVLQKIEAQLTVAVVEKVCEVNEVGKENEEKEPVKEVKKKEPERRGRKSAAKVEKDKGEKDKNDKTEKEKEHNEQVANEKITDKESTSVTEEVSETKKKALESPYDFKDDESEVESRPVRKKPLALLEKEAKQEEEMEEALKEETEKTLKGSKDDGGKDFIAGNLALLEEKDTAKSDSEVERRGRKRKAPNAKETPKDVKRSIQDVKATTNVSVVVSSHEKKLANSSPERKPFVTLAEKKQGFSPMIRKVISPPEKCTNDNSISVEPLANDTGKDKSDSKEEVKKVTEMVVVHNASPNKTDIVLGRKVEDNKEDTVTKPKEVEPENDNDEVHAVKKKVRKKTKKKLEMEESEMLGLGIVRKRRGPGSRKTRDISAKEIDVKDISNDIDLHCGEEIRSRSASPEPLPGSSFIQESQGFVPRVETIDCRISDSQSPDTFCISKQESAEKSQTISKNNNMFENTPPTTPEHDSDDTHQQNCQSDQIKTSKKSLDESGSKTDSSQATGRESPNGNASPSNHSTGSSGVVAGSEGSIDVPVFTTNKRRRESDEPTPTKRRKRASKGKSRAKLMAAESDSEDMLKGRSPNYTSDSYPRSTSHQNRSPRPPKYNFNLEEGQYLQGTARISFLVSKVQEIRSIYMNLKSEVSSIDRRRKKLRRKDKDRDSRNSSVVEVDCS; encoded by the exons ATG acATCGTCTGAGCCACCGTACCTCCCAATTGGCACGGATGTCAGtgctaaatatagaggtgcattTTGTGAAGCTAAAGtgaagaaaattgtcaaatcaGTCAAATGCAGG GTTTACTTGAAGGAGACCCAGTCAACTCTATTGGTTACTGATGAGTTCATAACAGGACAGCTGCTG ATTGGAGCCACCGTGGAAGTGAAGCATCCAGACACAGGAAGAATTATGGAGGCTCTTATCAAGCAGATGAGTGACTCCAGCATGTACACTGTTG TGTTTGATGATGCCGACGAGAGAACATTGAGGAGAACACAACTTTGCCTTAAGGGAGATAAACATTTCACTGAAAGTGAG ACACTTGATAATCTGCCACTATCCAACCCAGAGCATTTTGGTACACCAGTGATTTCAAGAAACAAGAGAAATAGGTCCAGTGCAGCAATAGG AGTTGAAGAAGACAGTGGTTCTTCGTCAGAGGAAGATGACAGTCCAAGAAAGAAGTATAGGGGTCGGAATCAGGAGCTGGTGGGCAAGCCCATGATATATGAGAGTGGGGACCGGAAAAAGACCATCAGTGTGCCCGTCCTTGTTGTTCTCCCTGATGCTCACAGCACAGAGCTCAAGGGAAAAGATCATGTTCTTGTCAGGTCCTTCAAAGATGGAAAATT tCTATCAGTTGGGAGGAAAGACTTGTCAACATTTACTAGGGAAGCTTGCCTCAAGAATGAGGACAAAGCACTGAAACCAG CAATGGAGAAGGCATTGTTATATGCGGACAATCGTGAATTGCCAACTAGCTGGAAGAGAGACGAGCTACTTGGCTCTGATGATGACGACCAGGATGAGGAAGAGGAG TCAGAGGATGAGGAGCAGAGTGAGGAAAAGGACAGGTTTGTTGCCCAGCTATACAAGTTCTCTGATGACCGGGGCACACCCATTAACAAGGGGCCCAGTATTGGAACCAAGGACCTCAATCTGTACAAGCTATTCAAGGTCGTTCAGAAATATGGCGGATACAACAGG GTTACCAATCAGATGAAATGGCGACTTGTGTACTCCAAGATGCAGCTGCCTCCCTCAAACACAGcttcaacacaaattaaaaatgcatacaaaaa ataTCTGCATGCATTTGAGGATTTCTACCGAAAACTTGGCAGTTCAATGGGGACAATCAGCCGACCCAGCAGAAACCGTAATGACTCTGGTCGCAGTCTGCTGAGTTTCCGGGGACGAGATTCTGCACGCATAGCCGACAAA AATGACTCTGCTAGTGAAAAGGCAGAAGAGACTCCATCAGAAATGGACAGTGATGTTGATAGTGTCAAAATGG GCACCCCCAAGCGACCGAAGTCCTCTAGATTGAGGATAGAACCCAAGGAGGATattaaagttgaagaaaaagaagataAGCCTGAGCCAGTGCCgaaaaaagatgaaaaagaCAAGAAGGATTTCAAAAAGGTTGAGGACTCCCCCAAGAAGTCCCAGAAGAAGACCGAAGTGAAGCCCCAGCCCAGAGTTGAGGTTGAAAAAAGAGGTTTCAAGAAGAAGGATGATGGCAGCATGGTTGCATCGCCTGTTGCCAAGGCGAAAAAGGACTCGTCAGAAGATGAATTGAAGGATCTACAGAAAAAG ATTGGGCGTAGGCGTTCTATGAAGACTGATGACAAGTCTGCAGATGATGATGAAGACAGTCGGGATGGAAGTCGGCGTAGAGATGAGTCGAAAGACAAGAAGAATGATGTGGAAATAGAAGAAAAGGAAAAGACGCTTGAAAAATCTGCCGAGAAGAAGATGATAAAGAAGAAAAAGGCAAAGTCTGAAAATGG tgatgaaaaagaaaaagacaaGGAAGAAGACCCCTTTCAAAATCCAGAGAATCTCCCAGTAGGGTCCAAAATGAGGGTCCGCTATGGCACAGGGTCTCACACTAGAGAGTATGAAGCCAAG ATTCTTGAGGTAGGCACCCTTGGTCCGAAGCTGTATCTTGTGCACTATGCAGGCTGGAATACACGCCATGATGAGTGGATCGGGCGCGACCGTATCAATAAAGTTGTTTACAGGCCCGAGTCTGGCAAGAAACTGGTAGAGAAACCCTCACCCAAACCAGGATCAAAG GGTCCTGGCAAGAAGAAATCACCCCTGGACAAGCCACCATCCTCCCCCTCAAGTGTCAAATCAGACACCAGCAGTACAAGTCAGGGAACGGGCCCTGGGCGCCCACCAGGCAAGTCGGGCAAGTCCCAGAACTCCTCCCCTGTGGCTGCCCCTCCCTCTGCAAAACCACGCCCCACCCGCTCAAACAGCATAGAACTCATCACTGATGGCCTCCCTG CTAAACGCAGAAAGAGGAAGACATCAAGTGTCTATGATTCATTCAATG GTTCAGATAGTGAAGGCACTGACAAGTCTGATACAGAAACTGATGTAGAGAAAACCCCAGCTGGCAAAGAAAAGGATCCTAATTCCTCAGACATGCCCCACAAGACTGATAGCATGCCTTTGATTGCGTCAGAGACAGCAGAGGATGATGGTGATGAACTCCCAGAGCTGGACTCTAGCGTGGAGAGAAgccctccaaaactgcacaagGTTCTTGACATTGGTAAGGAGAAAGTTGAGGAAGAGGAGACTGAATCTGAAATCAAAGAAATTGTTGAGCCAGTGACAGCACCTGTGACAGATGAGCCAGCTGCTCCTGTACTGAAAGTAGAGGACATTGAAAAGGATGAACCTGTCTTGCAGAAAATTGAAGCTCAATTGACAGTAGCTGTAGTTGAAAAAGTTTGTGAGGTAAATGAAGTTGGTAAAGAGAATGAAGAGAAAGAACCTgttaaagaagttaaaaagaAAGAACCAGAAAGGAGAGGGAGAAAATCTGCAGCAAAAGTAGAAAAGGATAAAGGAGAAAAGGATAAAAATGACAAGACTGAGAAAGAGAAAGAACATAATGAACAAGTTGCAAATGAGAAGATCACTGATAAAGAAAGTACTAGTGTTACAGAGGAAGTCAGTGAAACAAAAAAGAAAGCATTAGAATCTCCGTACGATTTTAAGGATGATGAATCTGAGGTAGAATCTAGACCAGTTCGAAAAAAGCCTCTTGCTTTGCTTGAAAAGGAGGCCAAGCAAGAAGAAGAAATGGAAGAAGCTTTGAAAGAAGAGACTGAAAAAACTTTGAAAGGTTCTAAGGATGATGGTGGTAAAGACTTTATTGCAGGGAATCTTGCTTTACTTGAAGAAAAAGATACAGCTAAGAGCGATTCTGAAGTGGAACGCAGAGGGAGGAAAAGAAAAGCTCCGAATGCAAAAGAAACTCCAAAAGATGTAAAGAGAAGCATACAGGATGTAAAAGCTACAACCAATGTCTCTGTTGTGGTTAGTAGCCATGAAAAGAAACTTGCCAACAGTTCTCCAGAAAGGAAGCCATTTGTTACCCTGGCAGAGAAAAAACAAGGGTTCTCTCCAATGATAAGAAAGGTTATTTCTCCCCCTGAAAAATGTACTAATGATAATAGTATTTCAGTTGAACCGCTTGCTAATGATACAGGAAAGGATAAGTCTGACAGCAAAGAGGAGGTTAAGAAAGTGACTGAAATGGTTGTGGTTCACAATGCGTCTCCTAATAAGACAGATATTGTTCTTGGTAGGAAAGTTGAAGATAATAAGGAAGACACAGTTACAAAACCTAAAGAGGTAGAGCCTgaaaatgacaatgatgaaGTGCATGCTGTGAAGAAAAAAGTGAGAAAGAAAACCAAGAAGAAATTGGAAATGGAAGAATCAGAAATGTTGGGCTTGGGTATTGTTAGAAAAAGGCGAGGACCTGGTTCAAGAAAGACACGGGATATTAGTGCTAAAGAGATTGATGTGAAAGACATTAGtaatgacattgaccttcattgTGGGGAAGAGATTCGTTCTCGGTCAGCAAGTCCGGAACCTCTGCCTGGCAGCTCTTTCATTCAGGAATCCCAGGGTTTTGTGCCACGTGTTGAAACCATAGACTGCAGAATAAGTGATAGTCAAAGTCCAGACACTTTTTGTATTAGCAAGCAGGAGAGTGCAGAAAAGTCTCAGACAATAAGTAAGAAcaataacatgtttgaaaatactCCCCCAACAACTCCGGAACATGACTCAGATGATACACACCAACAAAACTGCCAAAGTGATCAAATCAAAACGTCCAAAAAATCTTTGGATGAAAGTGGATCAAAAACAGACTCTAGTCAAGCAACTGGAAGAGAATCTCCAAATGGTAACGCAAGTCCCTCCAACCACAGCACTGGTAGTAGTGGTGTGGTAGCTGGATCAGAGGGCAGTATTGATGTGCCAGTCTTCACCACGAACAAACGCAGGCGCGAGTCTGATGAACCAACTCCAACAAAACGCAGAAAAAGGGCCAGTAAGGGGAAATCAAGAGCAAAACTCATGG CAGCTGAGAGTGACAGTGAAGACATGCTGAAGGGTCGCAGTCCCAACTACACGTCCGACAGCTACCCTCGCTCCACCAGCCATCAAAACAGATCACCTAGACCACCGAAATACAACTTTAACCTAG AGGAGGGCCAATACCTGCAGGGTACAGCGAGAATTTCCTTCCTGGTCAGTAAGGTTCAGGAGATACGGTCAATCTACATGAACCTCAAGTCAGAGGTCTCGTCAATTGACCGGCGGAGAAAAAAACTCAGGCGGAAAGACAAAGACA GAGACTCAAGGAACTCATCTGTTGTGGAGGTGGATTGTTCATGA